The Polynucleobacter necessarius genome has a window encoding:
- the dapB gene encoding 4-hydroxy-tetrahydrodipicolinate reductase encodes MKIAIAGATGRMGKMLIEAVLNCSDAELVGALEHESCLLLGEDAGAFLGKKTGVAITSDVTEALTGAEFLVDFTRPEGTMAHLAVAQKTGSKMIIGTTGLSPEQIDSLKNASANLAIVFAPNMSVGINATFKLLEIAAKMLNEGYDIEIVEAHHRHKVDAPSGTALRMGEVIADALGEKLDDVAVYAREGHTGERKAGSIGFATIRGGDIVGDHTVLFAGEGERIEISHKSSSRQSYAQGSLRAARFLQGQNSGLYDMQDVLGLRK; translated from the coding sequence ATGAAAATTGCAATCGCTGGTGCAACTGGCCGCATGGGAAAAATGTTGATCGAGGCTGTGCTCAATTGCTCTGATGCTGAGTTGGTTGGTGCCTTAGAGCATGAGTCTTGCCTGCTACTCGGTGAAGATGCTGGCGCGTTCTTGGGTAAAAAAACTGGCGTAGCCATCACATCAGATGTTACGGAGGCTTTGACTGGCGCTGAGTTTTTAGTTGACTTCACACGTCCTGAAGGCACTATGGCCCATTTAGCTGTAGCGCAAAAGACCGGTAGCAAAATGATTATCGGAACCACTGGCCTGAGTCCAGAACAAATCGATAGCCTGAAGAATGCCTCTGCAAATTTAGCGATTGTGTTTGCGCCAAACATGAGTGTGGGTATTAATGCGACATTTAAGTTGCTAGAGATTGCTGCCAAGATGTTGAACGAAGGTTATGACATTGAAATCGTTGAAGCCCACCATCGTCATAAGGTGGATGCCCCATCTGGTACTGCATTGAGAATGGGTGAAGTGATTGCGGATGCGCTTGGCGAGAAATTAGATGATGTTGCGGTATATGCCCGCGAAGGTCACACCGGCGAGCGTAAAGCGGGCTCAATTGGTTTTGCCACTATTCGCGGTGGAGATATTGTTGGCGATCACACTGTTTTGTTTGCAGGTGAGGGCGAACGCATTGAAATCAGCCACAAGTCTTCTAGCCGCCAGTCCTATGCACAAGGTTCCTTACGTGCTGCACGCTTCTTGCAGGGTCAGAATTCTGGCTTGTATGACATGCAAGATGTTCTTGGTCTGCGCAAGTAA
- the leuS gene encoding leucine--tRNA ligase, giving the protein MSKDYDHRSIEAAARADWESAQAYKVSENAVDASGKPRPKYYACSMLPYPSGKLHMGHVRNYTINDVMARQLRMQGYNVLMPMGWDAFGMPAENAAIQNKVPPAKWTYDNIAYMKKQMAAMGLAIDWSREVATCSPDYYRWNQWLFLKMLEKGIAYRKTQVVNWDPIDQTVLANEQVIDGRGWRSGALVEKREIPGYYFNITAYAEQLLSGLDNLGWPERVKTMQQNWIGKSRGVRFAFKHEITDANGNFVQDGQLYVFTTRADTIMGVAFCAVAAEHPLASLAATNNPELAAFIEKCKTGSVIEADLATQEKEGMFTGLYVTHPLTNEPVPVWVGNYVLMSYGDGAVMGVPAHDERDFAFALKYDLPIKQVIALRTPSDMFNTSHWQDWYAQKDDVVCLNSGKYDGLSHEEAVDAVAKDLEQMGIGEIKTTYRLRDWGISRQRYWGTPIPIIHCGDEHNPGCGAVPAPEADLPVVLPEDCVPDGSGNPLNKRADFLKVKCPKCGKPARRETDTMDTFVDSSWYFMRYTGPDAKTMVDARNEYWMPMDQYIGGIEHAILHLLYARFWTKVMRDLNLITFDEPFQNLLTQGMVLNETYYSEEASGKKTWLNPLDVELQLDDKGRPQSARLKGDASGTPVIIGGVEKMSKSKNNGVDPQALIDQYGADTARLFVMFAAPPEQQLEWSSAGVEGASRFLRRVWMYSSSQADAIRAASEVLPSDLNDAEKELRREVHTILKQANFDYQRRQYNTVVSAAMKMLNVLEPVKLGDKTTVRPAVLRECLSILIRVLYPVVPHLTHALWNEIGCDQSFGTLLDAPWPVVDEAALIQTELTIMLQINGKLRGDIRVPADATKEQIEALALQSEPAVKVLNGATPKKVIVVPGRLINIVA; this is encoded by the coding sequence ATGAGTAAGGATTACGATCACCGCAGTATTGAAGCTGCAGCGCGAGCTGATTGGGAAAGTGCGCAGGCTTATAAGGTTTCTGAGAATGCTGTAGACGCTTCCGGTAAGCCGAGACCAAAATACTATGCCTGCTCCATGTTGCCCTACCCATCAGGTAAGTTGCATATGGGCCACGTTCGTAACTACACGATTAACGATGTAATGGCGCGACAGTTGCGCATGCAAGGCTATAACGTACTTATGCCTATGGGTTGGGATGCGTTTGGTATGCCTGCTGAAAATGCGGCGATTCAGAATAAAGTACCGCCAGCCAAATGGACCTACGACAACATTGCTTATATGAAAAAGCAAATGGCGGCGATGGGCCTTGCAATTGATTGGTCACGCGAAGTGGCTACTTGCAGTCCTGATTACTATCGTTGGAACCAATGGCTCTTTTTGAAAATGCTTGAAAAGGGTATTGCTTATCGCAAGACTCAAGTCGTGAATTGGGATCCAATCGATCAAACAGTTTTAGCAAATGAGCAGGTGATTGATGGGCGTGGTTGGCGCTCTGGTGCCTTAGTTGAGAAGCGTGAGATTCCAGGTTACTACTTCAATATTACCGCTTATGCGGAGCAATTACTTTCTGGACTAGATAATTTGGGTTGGCCAGAGCGTGTGAAGACCATGCAACAGAATTGGATTGGCAAAAGTCGTGGCGTGCGCTTTGCGTTCAAACACGAGATTACTGATGCAAACGGTAATTTTGTTCAAGATGGTCAGTTGTATGTATTTACAACGCGTGCTGACACCATCATGGGTGTTGCTTTCTGTGCAGTTGCGGCAGAGCATCCATTGGCATCATTGGCGGCAACTAATAATCCTGAGTTGGCAGCATTTATTGAGAAATGCAAAACCGGTAGCGTGATTGAAGCTGATCTTGCTACCCAAGAAAAAGAAGGCATGTTCACAGGTTTATACGTGACACATCCGCTGACTAATGAGCCAGTACCGGTTTGGGTTGGTAACTACGTGCTGATGTCCTATGGTGATGGTGCAGTTATGGGCGTTCCTGCGCATGATGAACGCGACTTTGCATTTGCCCTCAAATATGATTTGCCGATTAAGCAAGTGATTGCTTTGCGCACCCCATCGGATATGTTCAACACTAGCCACTGGCAAGATTGGTATGCCCAGAAGGATGACGTTGTTTGTTTAAACAGCGGCAAGTACGATGGCCTATCGCATGAAGAGGCTGTTGATGCGGTGGCAAAAGATTTAGAACAAATGGGTATTGGTGAAATCAAAACCACTTACCGTTTGCGCGATTGGGGCATCTCTCGTCAGCGCTATTGGGGTACACCAATTCCGATTATTCATTGTGGCGATGAGCACAATCCCGGTTGCGGTGCTGTGCCAGCACCTGAAGCAGATTTACCAGTAGTGCTGCCCGAAGATTGCGTGCCAGATGGCAGTGGTAATCCGCTCAATAAGCGTGCCGACTTCCTCAAGGTGAAGTGTCCAAAATGTGGCAAGCCTGCACGTCGTGAGACTGACACCATGGATACCTTTGTGGATTCATCTTGGTATTTCATGCGTTACACCGGTCCAGATGCGAAGACGATGGTCGATGCGCGTAACGAATACTGGATGCCAATGGATCAGTACATTGGCGGTATTGAGCATGCGATTTTGCATTTGCTCTATGCACGCTTCTGGACTAAGGTCATGCGTGATCTCAATCTCATTACATTTGATGAGCCTTTCCAAAACTTGCTAACGCAAGGCATGGTGCTCAATGAGACGTATTACTCTGAAGAAGCATCCGGTAAAAAGACTTGGTTAAATCCATTGGATGTAGAGCTCCAGCTAGATGACAAAGGTCGCCCTCAAAGCGCTAGGCTGAAAGGTGATGCTTCTGGCACACCAGTTATTATTGGCGGTGTTGAGAAGATGTCTAAGAGTAAAAATAATGGTGTTGATCCTCAAGCTTTGATTGATCAATATGGTGCTGATACTGCGCGTTTATTTGTGATGTTTGCTGCTCCTCCTGAGCAACAGCTCGAGTGGTCTAGTGCCGGTGTAGAGGGTGCATCGCGCTTCTTGCGCCGTGTTTGGATGTATTCCAGTAGTCAAGCTGATGCAATCCGCGCCGCCTCTGAAGTATTGCCAAGCGATTTAAATGACGCAGAAAAAGAATTGCGCCGTGAAGTGCACACCATTCTGAAGCAGGCTAATTTTGACTATCAGCGTCGTCAGTACAACACCGTAGTTTCTGCAGCAATGAAAATGCTGAATGTCTTAGAACCTGTGAAATTAGGCGATAAGACTACAGTGAGACCTGCTGTATTGCGTGAGTGCTTGAGTATTCTGATTCGGGTACTTTACCCAGTGGTACCTCACTTAACGCATGCTCTCTGGAATGAGATTGGTTGCGATCAATCTTTTGGCACGCTATTGGATGCGCCATGGCCTGTAGTAGATGAAGCTGCACTGATTCAAACTGAGTTGACCATCATGTTGCAAATTAATGGCAAGTTACGTGGGGATATTCGTGTGCCTGCGGATGCCACTAAAGAGCAAATCGAGGCTTTGGCCTTGCAGAGCGAGCCTGCTGTGAAAGTATTAAACGGGGCTACACCTAAAAAGGTGATCGTAGTACCAGGTCGCTTAATCAATATTGTTGCTTAG
- the lptE gene encoding LPS assembly lipoprotein LptE — MRVNQLRRTLLGFLALAPVSGLIACGYRLRGMVDLLFKVIAITGSPSPPLRTDLQAAILTGTDAKIAINPKDADLILEITSDLNGREILAYNSNGQASAYRLSIRVGFRAYDNAGADVVPEAEIYMARDMDFSVSTVLATDVQMQQFLSLMRRDLAVQILRRVAASARAPRSKSF; from the coding sequence ATGCGCGTAAATCAACTTCGACGTACTCTGCTTGGGTTTCTCGCTCTAGCTCCAGTCAGCGGGCTGATTGCTTGTGGCTATCGTTTGCGTGGCATGGTTGATTTACTGTTTAAGGTAATCGCGATTACCGGCAGTCCATCGCCGCCTCTGCGTACCGATTTACAGGCAGCTATTTTGACGGGTACTGATGCAAAGATTGCAATCAATCCCAAAGATGCTGACCTGATTCTAGAAATTACTAGCGATCTGAACGGTCGTGAAATCTTGGCCTACAACTCCAATGGTCAGGCCTCCGCCTATCGTTTAAGTATTCGTGTTGGGTTTAGGGCCTATGACAACGCTGGGGCAGATGTGGTGCCTGAAGCTGAAATTTATATGGCTCGAGATATGGACTTCTCGGTATCGACTGTTTTGGCTACCGATGTTCAAATGCAACAATTTTTATCCTTAATGCGCCGAGACCTTGCAGTGCAAATTCTGCGTCGTGTTGCTGCATCTGCTCGAGCTCCACGGTCTAAAAGTTTTTAA